The nucleotide sequence GTAGTGCACCGACCGCTGAATGTCCTCTGTGTACCTTCTATGACACGCTGTTGACCCCCGGTTGTCGAGATTGTTCATCATTCGGATGATATCCGGAACGTGCTGCCACCCGACGCGGTCATCCATGGCCATAGGCTGGCGTTTGAGGAACGAGTCGTACGCTTCGTACACGGGCGAGAGATACTTCTCGAGAATCCATAAATCTTCTGACCAGTGTTGTGAACATTCTGCCAGGAGCCTGGACAGGGAGTCACTCCACCGAAAGGTGGCTGGATCCTTGGACATGAGGTCAGCCCACATGGCGGCGTATTTGGCTGTGTTGAGGTTGCGAAGAGGAACACCGGTACGGAGGCGGCCGGTAGAGATGATCTTGGGGTCGTTTTCGGGAAGCGTATACACCTCAGCCCATGAGGCCTTGAGGTTTTTTGCCATTCGCTGGACGATGATGGGCACGGGCGACGGCTGGAAACTGGCAGAGTCGTCGTCGCTTTCCCAGCCATGTTCGACTAACTTGGCGCGAAGGTATTCGATGGGCACCTCGTGATCAGAGGTGAAGGGATCGATGTACATGCGGTGCAAAGCTGTCGGTCGCTTGTTGCTCCACACAAGTTCGCCGTCCAGGTCTTCGCCGGCGGGCGGCTCGACGCTGACATAGGCATGACCTGGGAAGTTGAGACAGGCGGCATTTATCCCCAACCGTTGGGCCACGCAAACGAAGATGGCAGCCGCAACCAGGGGGAGCGACGCGTGCTCCCTTTCGGATAGGACGTGTCCAATAAGGCAGTACTGCAGATTGCGATACTCGCTGATGGGGAACTCGGCGCCAATGTAATTCTTGAGTCGAAGCCAGCGCATCAGATTAATGGCTTTGTCTCTCGTGTTGAACCTTTTGGAATGTGGATGCTCCGTGATGTATTGGATGGCGTACTGATCAAGCGTCCGGGCGATCTGTGGAAGCTATTAGCTATAAGTCTAGTAGAGCTATAGGAACAACTTACGTAGTTAAGATCATGATCCTGGTCGTGCAAGACAAACATGTCAAAAGCCCCCAGCGCAGCATCGAGATGTTCCCTGCTGTTGAGACGCCCTTGGTAACTGAACCATACCTCCACTGCTAGTCCCCTATGAAGACTGTCCAAGGTGGCTTGCGCCCAGTACTTCTTCGCCAACACATACTCGTCCGAGTCGTCAATGTAGCGCTGATCCAGCAAGTAGTCCTTGACATCTAGCCCAAGCTCACAGATGGCTGCTACCCTCCTGGCCTGACCTCTGGTGGTCCTCACGATACCATCCAGCCATCGTTCCACCCGAAAGTTTGTTCTCCGCCTCTTCAGCCACAAGTCCTTCCAGCCAACCGAAGAGGCTCTGGctttgagcttcttctcgagGTTGTGTCTCGCATCCCAAAAGTGGAAACAACGCAGACAATGAGTTCGCCACAGCAGGGGCTCGTTCGCGATATTATGTAGGCGTCGTGATGCTAGCTGGAAGTTGCGGAGGTTGTCTTCAGCAGACACAAAGTGAAGGATGTGACGGATGATCTCATCGGGGAAGTCGGAGAGTTGAGCCATCGCAGTGTAGTTTCGAGGGCGATCTGGCGGAATTCTCTTATGTGGTTCGGATGGTCGGAGGGAGCTCGAGAGGGAGCAGCGGCGCGCGATGGTTCAACCTGGGAGCGCTTTATACCAGTGGCGGCCGCTCATACACGGGAGTCTCAAAGACGGGGATGCTCTGGAAGAGTTTGAAGTCATTTGCCATTGGCAAACCTTACTTTGCTAGCTCTCGGGACTTGCGCAGGCGCAAAGCGCGTCATCGCCAGACCGGCCTCATGTAGAAATGCTTATCAGTGGTAATTAATTTCTCGATAGCGCAGCGGTTGGGTGGCCCGAGCTCCTCATTCCTCAATGTTGTTGGGCCCCTCGGGTCTGTTGCGCAGCTGCAAGACATGGAGCCCCGCCCACCAAAAACGTCCCAGCCGGCAATCCCTGGCCGGGATCCCCTATCGACCGCGGGGTAGCAGTCAAATTTCCTGgagcccctccaccaccgcccaccaccacgccGTTCTGCTTCCCCGTCCCTTGTTCTCATCTGAAGTTGCTCCCGGACCGTGACTCACGGATTGGCTGACAGGTCCCTTATTTCGGTTTCAGGGGACGCAAAATATTCCCATTTAGGCCACTACCATCGCCCTCGACCGAATCCCTTTCCAAAGCCACCTACAGGCAACACCAAATACACCCCGTCCACATCGACAGTCCCGGAGAATCGTCACCATGGAGAAGGTCGAAAAGGTCACCGAAGCCCTCAAGAAGGCCACAATCGACGgcgatgagaagaagagggctaagaaggagaagaaggccgcccCTGCCGCCGATGCTAGCGCCGGCCCACTCGAGATgaacccccctccatccttcATCCAGGAGCGTATCGACCTGTTCGACCGCCTGTACAAGGAACAGCAGGAGGAAATCGCCAGTAGACCTCGCGAGGACATCACAATCACAATGCCAGATGGCACCATCAAGGTCGGCAAATCGTACGAGACCACCCCCGCCGAAATTGCCAAGGGCATCTCCAACAGCCTCTTCAAGCGCACTGTTGTTGCGAGAATCGATGGCGAGACATTGTGGGATCTCGAGCGTCCCCTCGAGAAGAGCTGCAAGCTTGAGCTTCTGGACTTCAACGACGACCAGGGCAAGTTTGTCTTCTGGCATTCCAGCGCACATATTCTTGGCGAGGCCTGCGAGCGGAGGTTCGGTTGCTCACTGTGCATTGGGCCCCCAGTGGACAATGGTTTCTACTACGAAATGGCTCTGCCGGATGGTGCCGCTGTTCAGTCCACAGACTGGGCGCCACTTGAGAGCATTGTCAGCAAggtggtcaaggagaagcagccTTTCCAGAGACTCGAGATGAGCAAGGAGGACCTGCTCAAGATGTTTGCCTACAACAAGTACAAGCAGCACATCATCAAGGACAAGATTGAGGATGGCACCAAGACCACAGTTTACAGGAACGGCCCCTTGATCGATTTGTGCAGAGGCCCCCACGTCCCCGACACTGGCAGAATCGAGGCTTTTGCCATCATGAAGAACTCGTCTTCTTACTTCCTCGGTGATGCGAACAACGACTCCCTTCAGAGAATCTACGGTGTATCTTTCCCCGACAGGAAGCAAATGGCTGCCCATAAGaagtttttggaggaggccgcTAAGCGTGACCACCGCTTGATTGGCAAGCAGCAAGAGTTGTTCTATTTTGAGGAGTGCTCGCCCGGTTCGGCCATGTGGCTGCCCCACGGTATGCGCATCCATAATGCGATTATGGATTACATCAAGGAGGAGTACTGGGCCCGTGGCTACGACGAGGTCATGACACCCAATATGTTTAACGTGTCTCTTTGGGAGCAATCTGGCCACTTGGCGCATTACAAGGAGGACATGTTCCTTCTTGACGTGGACAAGGAGCAGTTCGGTCTCAAGCCCATGAACTGCCCGGCCCACGCCATGATGTTCCGTCACAGAGAGCGCAGTCACAAGGAACTTCCCCTCCGCCTTGCCGATTTCGGTGTCCTCCACCGTAACGAAGCCAGCGGAGCGCTCAGCGGTCTCACCAGAGTGAGAAGATTCCAGCAGGATGATGCCCACATCTTCTGCCGTGAGGACCAGATCAAGGAGGAAGTTGCCGATCTCTTCGACTTCATGCGCAAGTTCTACGGTATCCTCGGCCTCACATTCAAGCTCAAGCTTTCTACTCGCCCAGAAAAGTTCCTTGGTGAGATCGAGACATGGGACCGCGCCGAGTCTCGTCTTAAGGAGGCTCTTGACGAGTTTGCTGCCTCTGAcaaggatggtggtgtctCTTGGGAGCTCAACCCTGGTGATGGTGCCTTCTACGGCCCCAAGATAGATATCGCTGTGCTGGACTGCCTCAACAGACCGTGGCAGTGCGCCACCATCCAGCTTGACTTCCAGCAGCCCCAGAACTTCTCCCTCGAGTACCAGACTGGCGAGGCTGTGCAAAAGGGTGAGACCaaggctgctgttgaggagcctgctcctcctgctcctgaggccgaggctgagaaggacaaggacggcaaggagaagaagaagcctcttctcatcaagaaggctcTTTCTCCTGGCTGTGCCCGCCCTGTCATGATCCACCGTGCCATGGCTGGCAGTATCGAGCGCTTCACTGCCATTTTGGCTGAGCACTTTGCCGGCAAGTGGCCATTCTGGATGTCGCCTCGCCAGGTTATCGTTATCCCCGTTGGCATGGGCTTCTTGGATTACGCTAAGGAGGTCGCTGCCctgctgaagaaggagaagtttTATGCCGGTATGTTGTTCCTTCACACCCCTATTTTCGACATCAATTCTAACTGTGTGATTCCAAGATGTCGACAGCTCCGGCAACACCCTCCAGAAGAAGATTCGCAACGGCCAGCTCGCCCAATGTAAGTTACAACAATCCAAGCGCATTTATTCTGGAAGAGAAACTAACATGGTCTTTTAGACAACTTCGTCTTCGTGGTCGGCGACGACGAGATGCGCAACCGCAAGGTCAACATC is from Podospora pseudopauciseta strain CBS 411.78 chromosome 5 map unlocalized CBS411.78m_5.2, whole genome shotgun sequence and encodes:
- a CDS encoding uncharacterized protein (COG:S; EggNog:ENOG503P031); this translates as MAQLSDFPDEIIRHILHFVSAEDNLRNFQLASRRLHNIANEPLLWRTHCLRCFHFWDARHNLEKKLKARASSVGWKDLWLKRRRTNFRVERWLDGIVRTTRGQARRVAAICELGLDVKDYLLDQRYIDDSDEYVLAKKYWAQATLDSLHRGLAVEVWFSYQGRLNSREHLDAALGAFDMFVLHDQDHDLNYIARTLDQYAIQYITEHPHSKRFNTRDKAINLMRWLRLKNYIGAEFPISEYRNLQYCLIGHVLSEREHASLPLVAAAIFVCVAQRLGINAACLNFPGHAYVSVEPPAGEDLDGELVWSNKRPTALHRMYIDPFTSDHEVPIEYLRAKLVEHGWESDDDSASFQPSPVPIIVQRMAKNLKASWAEVYTLPENDPKIISTGRLRTGVPLRNLNTAKYAAMWADLMSKDPATFRWSDSLSRLLAECSQHWSEDLWILEKYLSPVYEAYDSFLKRQPMAMDDRVGWQHVPDIIRMMNNLDNRGSTACHRRYTEDIQRSVHYKIGQVFRHKRYGYVGVINGWRSKNMMLPDPHTVSHEDARVEGGRFDMYSEMGYGRRPTDKIFYTCVRPAYCRLRIAQENVEIITDPAEIPEELFIAAGRFFKRFDRESCRFVSNIKEYYPDD
- the THS1 gene encoding threonyl-tRNA synthetase (COG:J; EggNog:ENOG503NUM7); this encodes MEKVEKVTEALKKATIDGDEKKRAKKEKKAAPAADASAGPLEMNPPPSFIQERIDLFDRLYKEQQEEIASRPREDITITMPDGTIKVGKSYETTPAEIAKGISNSLFKRTVVARIDGETLWDLERPLEKSCKLELLDFNDDQGKFVFWHSSAHILGEACERRFGCSLCIGPPVDNGFYYEMALPDGAAVQSTDWAPLESIVSKVVKEKQPFQRLEMSKEDLLKMFAYNKYKQHIIKDKIEDGTKTTVYRNGPLIDLCRGPHVPDTGRIEAFAIMKNSSSYFLGDANNDSLQRIYGVSFPDRKQMAAHKKFLEEAAKRDHRLIGKQQELFYFEECSPGSAMWLPHGMRIHNAIMDYIKEEYWARGYDEVMTPNMFNVSLWEQSGHLAHYKEDMFLLDVDKEQFGLKPMNCPAHAMMFRHRERSHKELPLRLADFGVLHRNEASGALSGLTRVRRFQQDDAHIFCREDQIKEEVADLFDFMRKFYGILGLTFKLKLSTRPEKFLGEIETWDRAESRLKEALDEFAASDKDGGVSWELNPGDGAFYGPKIDIAVLDCLNRPWQCATIQLDFQQPQNFSLEYQTGEAVQKGETKAAVEEPAPPAPEAEAEKDKDGKEKKKPLLIKKALSPGCARPVMIHRAMAGSIERFTAILAEHFAGKWPFWMSPRQVIVIPVGMGFLDYAKEVAALLKKEKFYADVDSSGNTLQKKIRNGQLAQYNFVFVVGDDEMRNRKVNIRYRDDTSTQARDVPFDLDEAIQKLRQLKSDRGMYNPFPHVADAKKEEEVKA